TCTATGAAGAGGATTCTTAAATCAAGCCTCGGCTTCACCACGAACTCTCCATCATAGGCTGGGAAGACATAACTGGTTTCCTCTTCCCCAGGCTTAGCCGACACTTCTAGCCTCCTCCAGCTGGCGGGAAGATTGAGACTACATCTCCATCTTTGAGGCTTGTTTCAAACCCATTCAAATGCTCAATGTTCAACCCGTTTACGAGAATAGTGTATCCTCCCTCTAATTGTTTCTTGAAACCAGGGTACTGCTCGTCGAGGACGTCTAATAGCTCCTTAACAGTATCCGCTTTCTCAACGTACAGCCTTCTCTTCCCTACGAGATCGATGAGTGTTGCGAAAACCTTGACTTCTATGGGCATTGAGAACACCTTTTGGATAAGGGTTTTGTGAAAAAAGGGTTAAAAACTAAGCGAACTCTTCAAGTCCCAGCTCTTTGAGTTTTTCATAGGGTATTGTCCCGTCCTCGCCCCAGCCTCTGAGCTTGTAGTACCTCGGCAACATTTCTTTCAGCCTTACAACCCTGCCCTTGTTTGGCCCGCTTGGAACAGGCTCCTCTAAAAGCCGCTTCGGGAGAGTGTCCTCCTCAAGCGGTTTTAAGCCTGCCTTAAGGTTGAAAAGCCTTTCAGCGTTCCATATTCTCTCTCCAATCTTCAAGTAGTCCTCGGTGGTGTAGTCCCATCCAAGAGCGGCGTTCAATAAGTCCCTGTAGTCATCTGCCCACAAGCCGAACGTGCTGAACAAGCACAAGCCCGACGAGTCTATGACTGCTGTCAGGTGTTGGAAGAGTATTAGCATGTTGATCTTCTCGTCGCTTATGTCGTGGGGATCCATCTTCTTCGGGTAGCCAAGTATCTCGGGGCTTATCATGTAGTTC
This region of Thermosphaera aggregans genomic DNA includes:
- a CDS encoding MoaD/ThiS family protein, with protein sequence MPIEVKVFATLIDLVGKRRLYVEKADTVKELLDVLDEQYPGFKKQLEGGYTILVNGLNIEHLNGFETSLKDGDVVSIFPPAGGG